One region of Deltaproteobacteria bacterium genomic DNA includes:
- a CDS encoding indolepyruvate oxidoreductase subunit beta: MRGVNAGNVFLAGVGGQGILLASEVLCEAFLLGGYDVKKSEVHGMAQRGGAVTTHLRFGRKVYSPLIEPGKADLLIAFEKMEALRFAHFLNPGGTALVNVQEIFPPSVATGRESYPVDIEKRLGEFTPNLFFVDALAAAMALREV, translated from the coding sequence TTGAGAGGCGTTAACGCGGGGAACGTTTTTCTCGCGGGCGTCGGCGGACAGGGGATACTCCTGGCTTCCGAGGTGCTGTGCGAGGCATTTCTGCTCGGCGGCTACGACGTGAAGAAGAGCGAAGTGCACGGCATGGCCCAGCGGGGCGGGGCCGTCACCACCCACCTGCGGTTCGGCAGGAAGGTGTATTCGCCGCTGATAGAGCCGGGAAAGGCGGACCTGCTCATAGCGTTCGAGAAGATGGAAGCGCTGCGGTTCGCGCATTTCCTGAATCCGGGCGGGACCGCGCTTGTAAACGTGCAGGAGATATTTCCGCCGTCGGTCGCCACGGGGCGGGAATCCTACCCCGTGGACATCGAAAAGCGGCTGGGCGAGTTCACGCCGAACCTGTTTTTCGTGGACGCGCTGGCGGCGGCAATGGCGCTGCGCGAGGTG